Proteins from a single region of Kogia breviceps isolate mKogBre1 chromosome 5, mKogBre1 haplotype 1, whole genome shotgun sequence:
- the KRTAP21-1 gene encoding keratin-associated protein 21-1 — protein sequence MFCNYYGNSCDYGCGNSYDCGFSPYYGCGYGYGCGCGYGSHYGCGYGTRYGCGYGSHYGCGYGSRCGCGYGSGYCSYWPVCYRRCYSSYC from the coding sequence ATGTTTTGCAACTACTATGGCAATTCCTGTGACTACGGGTGTGGAAACAGCTATGACTGTGGATTTAGTCCCTATTATGGCTGTGGATATGGCTATGGATGTGGCTGTGGATATGGCTCCCATTATGGCTGTGGCTATGGAACCAGATATGGCTGTGGATATGGCTCCCATTATGGCTGTGGTTATGGAAGCAGATGTGGCTGTGGATATGGCTCTGGCTACTGCAGCTACTGGCCAGTTTGTTATAGGAGGTGTTATTCTTCTTACTGCTAG